One Brassica napus cultivar Da-Ae chromosome C2, Da-Ae, whole genome shotgun sequence DNA window includes the following coding sequences:
- the LOC106405068 gene encoding protein kinase STUNTED isoform X2, with product MKPTGGGEKPATEGSALVIVGVNPDEWSREVLTWSLVNVTRPGDRIIALHVLDYSLGSTSLISLVKTFDTMLGVYESFCNLKQVDLKLKFLRGKSARKLLVQEVKSCGATSLIVGSSKRHHTIRSSASLAKYCARNLAKDVSVFAVKSGKIMFRRVPSNNVLCFAGAEGSHMKLPSLVSASPNVAIEAAKIGNTFSPARTSSRWTRTSRTSSVQSPESLGVDNSLALVPVPTNKTDSGSPESGPGWHFLRRNWTKVSAKKAVLQWVSKLRGRDSAAVAYLDRKRSDSGCDEDCSSSIDGSELMQSPLSPCVGSNNVPEELEGLHEKYSSTCRLFTYKEVLSITSNFASDNLIGEGGNSYVYRGDLPDGRELAVKLLKPCLDVMKEFKQEIEVITSVNHKNIVSLFGFCFENNNLMLVYDYLPRGSLEENLHGNRKDAASFGWLERYRVAVGVAEALDYLHNTHDPEVIHRDVKSSNVLLADDFEAQLSDFGFASLASSASQHVTCGDIAGTFGYLAPEYFMHGKVTDRIDVYAFGVVLLELLSGRKPICVDQSKGQESLVLWANPILESGKFTHLLDPSLETDNSNDLIEKLLLAATLCIKRSPNDRPQMSLVVKILQGDEEATEWGKQQVRASQDAREYLTNIESHINLALLDLEDDAASDSSPEANSISVEDYLKGRWSRTASFNFN from the exons ATGAAACCTACCGGAGGAGGTGAGAAACCGGCGACGGAAGGTTCGGCGTTAGTAATCGTCGGTGTAAATCCCGACGAATGGAGCAGAGAGGTGCTTACGTGGTCTTTGGTGAATGTAACTCGCCCTGGAGATCGAATCATCGCTCTCCACGTCCTCGATTACTCTCTCG GCTCCACGTCGCTTATCTCGCTGGTTAAGACCTTCGACACGATGCTTGGTGTATACGAAAGCTTCTGCAACTTAAAACAG GTTGATTTGAAGTTGAAGTTCTTAAGAGGGAAGTCAGCTAGGAAACTTCTTGTACAGGAAGTGAAATCGTGTGGAGCTACGAGTTTGATCGTTGGTTCTTCTAAGAGACATCATACAATCCGTTCCTCAGCTTCTTTAGCTAAGTATTGTGCTAGGAATCTTGCCAAGGATGTCTCGGTTTTTGCTGTTAAGAGTGGGAAGATTATGTTCCGGAGAGTACCTAGTAACAATG TTTTGTGCTTTGCAGGTGCAGAAGGTTCACATATGAAGCTTCCCTCTTTAGTGAGCGCATCCCCCAACGTTGCTATTGAAGCGGCAAAGATTGGTAACACATTTAGCCCTGCAAGAACTAGCTCACGCTGGACAAGAACTAGCCGCACTTCCTCAGTACAGTCTCCCGAGAGTTTAGGTGTAGACAATTCATTGGCTTTAGTGCCCGTACCAACGAACAAGACTGATTCAGGTTCCCCTGAGTCAGGACCAGGTTGGCATTTTCTTCGGAGAAACTGGACCAAAGTGTCTGCTAAGAAGGCTGTACTTCAGTGGGTTTCGAAGCTCCGTGGCCGGGACTCAGCAGCTGTAGCTTATCTGGATAGGAAGCGGAGTGACTCTGGCTGTGATGAAGATTGCTCTTCTAGCATCGATGGTTCTGAGCTTATGCAGTCTCCTCTCTCTCCCTGCGTTGGATCAAACAACGTTCCGGAGGAGCTGGAGGGTCTACATGAAAAATACTCTTCCACGTGTAGATTATTCACATACAAAGAAGTTTTGTCAATTACCTCAAACTTTGCATCTG ATAACTTGATTGGAGAAGGTGGTAATAGTTATGTTTACAGAGGAGACCTACCAGATGGAAGGGAGCTAGCTGTCAAACTATTAAAGCCTTGTCTTGACGTGATGAAGGAGTTCAAACAGGAAATCGAAGTCATTACAAGTGTTAATCACAAGAACATAGTGTCTCTCTTTGGTTTCTGCTTTGAGAATAATAATTTGATGCTGGTGTATGACTATCTACCAAGAGGAAGCCTCGAAGAAAACCTTCACG GTAATAGAAAGGATGCAGCAAGTTTTGGCTGGCTGGAGAGATATAGAGTGGCGGTGGGTGTTGCTGAGGCGTTAGACTATCTACATAATACTCATGACCCAGAAGTGATTCACCGAGATGTGAAGTCTTCTAATGTTCTTTTGGCAGATGATTTTGAAGCACAG CTCTCAGATTTCGGATTTGCTAGCCTTGCTTCAAGCGCTTCACAGCATGTGACGTGTGGGGATATTGCCGGAACATTTGG ttacCTAGCACCGGAGTACTTCATGCACGGTAAAGTAACCGACAGGATTGATGTCTATGCTTTTGGCGTTGTGTTACTCGAGCTCCTATCTGGTAGAAAACCAATCTGCGTCGACCAGAGTAAAGGCCAGGAGAGCCTTGTCTTGTGG GCAAACCCAATTCTAGAGAGTGGAAAGTTTACTCATTTACTGGATCCAAGCCTAGAAACTGATAACAGTAACGATCTAATCGAGAAACTGTTGTTAGCTGCCACTCTATGCATCAAACGGTCACCTAATGACCGTCCACAAATGAGCCTC GTGGTAAAGATACTACAAGGGGACGAAGAAGCAACAGAATGGGGAAAGCAACAAGTAAGAGCGTCACAAGATGCAAGGGAGTACTTGACAAACATAGAGTCGCATATAAACCTAGCGTTGCTTGATTTGGAAGATGATGCAGCTTCTGATAGTAGTCCGGAAGCTAATAGTATCTCCGTTGAGGATTACTTGAAAGGTCGATGGAGCCGCACTGCTAGCTTCAACTTCAACtaa
- the LOC106405059 gene encoding E3 ubiquitin-protein ligase RGLG3 isoform X2 translates to MSRCNKRNPQPSYIADHFNSLDQVITSLREAGLESSNLILGIDFTKSNEWTGRYSFNRKSLHAIGKRQNPYEQAISIIGRTLSPFDEDDLIPCFGFGDATTRDQYVFSFYPDNKSCEGLDKAVKRYREIVPHLKLSGPTSFAPVIDAAIDIVEQNNMQYHVLVIIADGQVTRNPDVPPGRLSPQEEATINSIMAASHYPLSIVLVGVGDGPWDTMKQFDDNIPHREFDNFQFVNFTEIMSQHKDAAKKEAAFALAALMEIPFQYKATLSLEKQVSGSRLRHKPLPPPPEVIERDNAVRKMPNPVTETAEKSDRTAPVTQPVCPICLTNPKDMAFSCGHTTCKECGVVVKICPMCREPITTRIRLYT, encoded by the exons ATGAGTAGATGCAATAAACGTAATCCGCAACCTTCGTATATTGCTGATCACTTCAACAGCTTAGATCAG GTGATAACTTCTCTAAGGGAAGCTGGACTTGAATCTTCAAACTTGATACTAGGAATTGACTTCACCAAGAGCAATGAGTGGACAG GAAGATACTCATTCAATAGAAAAAGCCTTCACGCCATTGGTAAAAGACAGAACCCTTATGAACAAGCTATATCCATCATTGGCCGCACTTTGTCTCCCTTTGATGAAGATGATCTTATACCTTGTTTCGGTTTTGGCGATG CAACAACAAGAGATCAGTATGTGTTCAGCTTTTACCCTGACAACAAAAGCTGCGAGGGATTAGACAAAGCTGTGAAAAGATACAGAGAGATTGTTCCTCATTTGAAGTTGTCTGGGCCCACCTCTTTTGCCCCGGTTATCGATGCAGCCATCGACATAGTGGAGCAGAACAATATGCAGTACCATGTTCTTGTCATTATAGCAGATGGTCAGGTGACAAGGAATCCAGATGTTCCACCTGGTAGGCTCAGTCCACAGGAAGAAGCTACTATCAACTCCATAATGGCAGCTAG CCATTACCCATTGTCTATAGTCTTGGTTGGAGTAGGAGATGGACCATGGGACACAATGAAACAATTTGATGACAATATTCCTCACCGCGAATTCGATAACTTCCAG TTTGTGAACTTCACAGAGATAATGTCACAGCACAAAGATGCAGCTAAGAAGGAGGCTGCTTTCGCATTAGCAGCTCTCATGGAGATTCCTTTTCAGTACAAAGCCACATTAAGTCTCGA AAAACAAGTGAGTGGTTCCCGTTTGCGTCACAAGCCGCTACCACCACCACCAGAGGTGATAGAGCGTGACAATGCTGTTAGAAAAATGCCGAATCCAGTTACAGAAACTGCAGAGAAAAGTGACAGAACGGCTCCAGTAACACAACCTGTATGTCCCATTTGCTTGACGAACCCAAAGGACATGGCGTTTAGCTGCGGTCACACG ACGTGCAAGGAATGTGGTGTGGTTGTCAAGATATGCCCAATGTGCAGAGAACCTATAACAACGAGGATAAGGCTGTACACTTGA
- the LOC106405068 gene encoding protein kinase STUNTED isoform X3, whose protein sequence is MKPTGGGEKPATEGSALVIVGVNPDEWSREVLTWSLVNVTRPGDRIIALHVLDYSLEGSTSLISLVKTFDTMLGVYESFCNLKQVDLKLKFLRGKSARKLLVQEVKSCGATSLIVGSSKRHHTIRSSASLAKYCARNLAKDVSVFAVKSGKIMFRRVPSNNGAEGSHMKLPSLVSASPNVAIEAAKIGNTFSPARTSSRWTRTSRTSSVQSPESLGVDNSLALVPVPTNKTDSGSPESGPGWHFLRRNWTKVSAKKAVLQWVSKLRGRDSAAVAYLDRKRSDSGCDEDCSSSIDGSELMQSPLSPCVGSNNVPEELEGLHEKYSSTCRLFTYKEVLSITSNFASDNLIGEGGNSYVYRGDLPDGRELAVKLLKPCLDVMKEFKQEIEVITSVNHKNIVSLFGFCFENNNLMLVYDYLPRGSLEENLHGNRKDAASFGWLERYRVAVGVAEALDYLHNTHDPEVIHRDVKSSNVLLADDFEAQLSDFGFASLASSASQHVTCGDIAGTFGYLAPEYFMHGKVTDRIDVYAFGVVLLELLSGRKPICVDQSKGQESLVLWANPILESGKFTHLLDPSLETDNSNDLIEKLLLAATLCIKRSPNDRPQMSLVVKILQGDEEATEWGKQQVRASQDAREYLTNIESHINLALLDLEDDAASDSSPEANSISVEDYLKGRWSRTASFNFN, encoded by the exons ATGAAACCTACCGGAGGAGGTGAGAAACCGGCGACGGAAGGTTCGGCGTTAGTAATCGTCGGTGTAAATCCCGACGAATGGAGCAGAGAGGTGCTTACGTGGTCTTTGGTGAATGTAACTCGCCCTGGAGATCGAATCATCGCTCTCCACGTCCTCGATTACTCTCTCG AAGGCTCCACGTCGCTTATCTCGCTGGTTAAGACCTTCGACACGATGCTTGGTGTATACGAAAGCTTCTGCAACTTAAAACAG GTTGATTTGAAGTTGAAGTTCTTAAGAGGGAAGTCAGCTAGGAAACTTCTTGTACAGGAAGTGAAATCGTGTGGAGCTACGAGTTTGATCGTTGGTTCTTCTAAGAGACATCATACAATCCGTTCCTCAGCTTCTTTAGCTAAGTATTGTGCTAGGAATCTTGCCAAGGATGTCTCGGTTTTTGCTGTTAAGAGTGGGAAGATTATGTTCCGGAGAGTACCTAGTAACAATG GTGCAGAAGGTTCACATATGAAGCTTCCCTCTTTAGTGAGCGCATCCCCCAACGTTGCTATTGAAGCGGCAAAGATTGGTAACACATTTAGCCCTGCAAGAACTAGCTCACGCTGGACAAGAACTAGCCGCACTTCCTCAGTACAGTCTCCCGAGAGTTTAGGTGTAGACAATTCATTGGCTTTAGTGCCCGTACCAACGAACAAGACTGATTCAGGTTCCCCTGAGTCAGGACCAGGTTGGCATTTTCTTCGGAGAAACTGGACCAAAGTGTCTGCTAAGAAGGCTGTACTTCAGTGGGTTTCGAAGCTCCGTGGCCGGGACTCAGCAGCTGTAGCTTATCTGGATAGGAAGCGGAGTGACTCTGGCTGTGATGAAGATTGCTCTTCTAGCATCGATGGTTCTGAGCTTATGCAGTCTCCTCTCTCTCCCTGCGTTGGATCAAACAACGTTCCGGAGGAGCTGGAGGGTCTACATGAAAAATACTCTTCCACGTGTAGATTATTCACATACAAAGAAGTTTTGTCAATTACCTCAAACTTTGCATCTG ATAACTTGATTGGAGAAGGTGGTAATAGTTATGTTTACAGAGGAGACCTACCAGATGGAAGGGAGCTAGCTGTCAAACTATTAAAGCCTTGTCTTGACGTGATGAAGGAGTTCAAACAGGAAATCGAAGTCATTACAAGTGTTAATCACAAGAACATAGTGTCTCTCTTTGGTTTCTGCTTTGAGAATAATAATTTGATGCTGGTGTATGACTATCTACCAAGAGGAAGCCTCGAAGAAAACCTTCACG GTAATAGAAAGGATGCAGCAAGTTTTGGCTGGCTGGAGAGATATAGAGTGGCGGTGGGTGTTGCTGAGGCGTTAGACTATCTACATAATACTCATGACCCAGAAGTGATTCACCGAGATGTGAAGTCTTCTAATGTTCTTTTGGCAGATGATTTTGAAGCACAG CTCTCAGATTTCGGATTTGCTAGCCTTGCTTCAAGCGCTTCACAGCATGTGACGTGTGGGGATATTGCCGGAACATTTGG ttacCTAGCACCGGAGTACTTCATGCACGGTAAAGTAACCGACAGGATTGATGTCTATGCTTTTGGCGTTGTGTTACTCGAGCTCCTATCTGGTAGAAAACCAATCTGCGTCGACCAGAGTAAAGGCCAGGAGAGCCTTGTCTTGTGG GCAAACCCAATTCTAGAGAGTGGAAAGTTTACTCATTTACTGGATCCAAGCCTAGAAACTGATAACAGTAACGATCTAATCGAGAAACTGTTGTTAGCTGCCACTCTATGCATCAAACGGTCACCTAATGACCGTCCACAAATGAGCCTC GTGGTAAAGATACTACAAGGGGACGAAGAAGCAACAGAATGGGGAAAGCAACAAGTAAGAGCGTCACAAGATGCAAGGGAGTACTTGACAAACATAGAGTCGCATATAAACCTAGCGTTGCTTGATTTGGAAGATGATGCAGCTTCTGATAGTAGTCCGGAAGCTAATAGTATCTCCGTTGAGGATTACTTGAAAGGTCGATGGAGCCGCACTGCTAGCTTCAACTTCAACtaa
- the LOC106405059 gene encoding E3 ubiquitin-protein ligase RGLG3 isoform X1 produces MSRCNKRNPQPSYIADHFNSLDQVITSLREAGLESSNLILGIDFTKSNEWTGRYSFNRKSLHAIGKRQNPYEQAISIIGRTLSPFDEDDLIPCFGFGDATTRDQYVFSFYPDNKSCEGLDKAVKRYREIVPHLKLSGPTSFAPVIDAAIDIVEQNNMQYHVLVIIADGQVTRNPDVPPGRLSPQEEATINSIMAASHYPLSIVLVGVGDGPWDTMKQFDDNIPHREFDNFQFVNFTEIMSQHKDAAKKEAAFALAALMEIPFQYKATLSLDRKQVSGSRLRHKPLPPPPEVIERDNAVRKMPNPVTETAEKSDRTAPVTQPVCPICLTNPKDMAFSCGHTTCKECGVVVKICPMCREPITTRIRLYT; encoded by the exons ATGAGTAGATGCAATAAACGTAATCCGCAACCTTCGTATATTGCTGATCACTTCAACAGCTTAGATCAG GTGATAACTTCTCTAAGGGAAGCTGGACTTGAATCTTCAAACTTGATACTAGGAATTGACTTCACCAAGAGCAATGAGTGGACAG GAAGATACTCATTCAATAGAAAAAGCCTTCACGCCATTGGTAAAAGACAGAACCCTTATGAACAAGCTATATCCATCATTGGCCGCACTTTGTCTCCCTTTGATGAAGATGATCTTATACCTTGTTTCGGTTTTGGCGATG CAACAACAAGAGATCAGTATGTGTTCAGCTTTTACCCTGACAACAAAAGCTGCGAGGGATTAGACAAAGCTGTGAAAAGATACAGAGAGATTGTTCCTCATTTGAAGTTGTCTGGGCCCACCTCTTTTGCCCCGGTTATCGATGCAGCCATCGACATAGTGGAGCAGAACAATATGCAGTACCATGTTCTTGTCATTATAGCAGATGGTCAGGTGACAAGGAATCCAGATGTTCCACCTGGTAGGCTCAGTCCACAGGAAGAAGCTACTATCAACTCCATAATGGCAGCTAG CCATTACCCATTGTCTATAGTCTTGGTTGGAGTAGGAGATGGACCATGGGACACAATGAAACAATTTGATGACAATATTCCTCACCGCGAATTCGATAACTTCCAG TTTGTGAACTTCACAGAGATAATGTCACAGCACAAAGATGCAGCTAAGAAGGAGGCTGCTTTCGCATTAGCAGCTCTCATGGAGATTCCTTTTCAGTACAAAGCCACATTAAGTCTCGA TAGAAAACAAGTGAGTGGTTCCCGTTTGCGTCACAAGCCGCTACCACCACCACCAGAGGTGATAGAGCGTGACAATGCTGTTAGAAAAATGCCGAATCCAGTTACAGAAACTGCAGAGAAAAGTGACAGAACGGCTCCAGTAACACAACCTGTATGTCCCATTTGCTTGACGAACCCAAAGGACATGGCGTTTAGCTGCGGTCACACG ACGTGCAAGGAATGTGGTGTGGTTGTCAAGATATGCCCAATGTGCAGAGAACCTATAACAACGAGGATAAGGCTGTACACTTGA
- the LOC106405068 gene encoding protein kinase STUNTED isoform X4, which yields MKPTGGGEKPATEGSALVIVGVNPDEWSREVLTWSLVNVTRPGDRIIALHVLDYSLGSTSLISLVKTFDTMLGVYESFCNLKQVDLKLKFLRGKSARKLLVQEVKSCGATSLIVGSSKRHHTIRSSASLAKYCARNLAKDVSVFAVKSGKIMFRRVPSNNGAEGSHMKLPSLVSASPNVAIEAAKIGNTFSPARTSSRWTRTSRTSSVQSPESLGVDNSLALVPVPTNKTDSGSPESGPGWHFLRRNWTKVSAKKAVLQWVSKLRGRDSAAVAYLDRKRSDSGCDEDCSSSIDGSELMQSPLSPCVGSNNVPEELEGLHEKYSSTCRLFTYKEVLSITSNFASDNLIGEGGNSYVYRGDLPDGRELAVKLLKPCLDVMKEFKQEIEVITSVNHKNIVSLFGFCFENNNLMLVYDYLPRGSLEENLHGNRKDAASFGWLERYRVAVGVAEALDYLHNTHDPEVIHRDVKSSNVLLADDFEAQLSDFGFASLASSASQHVTCGDIAGTFGYLAPEYFMHGKVTDRIDVYAFGVVLLELLSGRKPICVDQSKGQESLVLWANPILESGKFTHLLDPSLETDNSNDLIEKLLLAATLCIKRSPNDRPQMSLVVKILQGDEEATEWGKQQVRASQDAREYLTNIESHINLALLDLEDDAASDSSPEANSISVEDYLKGRWSRTASFNFN from the exons ATGAAACCTACCGGAGGAGGTGAGAAACCGGCGACGGAAGGTTCGGCGTTAGTAATCGTCGGTGTAAATCCCGACGAATGGAGCAGAGAGGTGCTTACGTGGTCTTTGGTGAATGTAACTCGCCCTGGAGATCGAATCATCGCTCTCCACGTCCTCGATTACTCTCTCG GCTCCACGTCGCTTATCTCGCTGGTTAAGACCTTCGACACGATGCTTGGTGTATACGAAAGCTTCTGCAACTTAAAACAG GTTGATTTGAAGTTGAAGTTCTTAAGAGGGAAGTCAGCTAGGAAACTTCTTGTACAGGAAGTGAAATCGTGTGGAGCTACGAGTTTGATCGTTGGTTCTTCTAAGAGACATCATACAATCCGTTCCTCAGCTTCTTTAGCTAAGTATTGTGCTAGGAATCTTGCCAAGGATGTCTCGGTTTTTGCTGTTAAGAGTGGGAAGATTATGTTCCGGAGAGTACCTAGTAACAATG GTGCAGAAGGTTCACATATGAAGCTTCCCTCTTTAGTGAGCGCATCCCCCAACGTTGCTATTGAAGCGGCAAAGATTGGTAACACATTTAGCCCTGCAAGAACTAGCTCACGCTGGACAAGAACTAGCCGCACTTCCTCAGTACAGTCTCCCGAGAGTTTAGGTGTAGACAATTCATTGGCTTTAGTGCCCGTACCAACGAACAAGACTGATTCAGGTTCCCCTGAGTCAGGACCAGGTTGGCATTTTCTTCGGAGAAACTGGACCAAAGTGTCTGCTAAGAAGGCTGTACTTCAGTGGGTTTCGAAGCTCCGTGGCCGGGACTCAGCAGCTGTAGCTTATCTGGATAGGAAGCGGAGTGACTCTGGCTGTGATGAAGATTGCTCTTCTAGCATCGATGGTTCTGAGCTTATGCAGTCTCCTCTCTCTCCCTGCGTTGGATCAAACAACGTTCCGGAGGAGCTGGAGGGTCTACATGAAAAATACTCTTCCACGTGTAGATTATTCACATACAAAGAAGTTTTGTCAATTACCTCAAACTTTGCATCTG ATAACTTGATTGGAGAAGGTGGTAATAGTTATGTTTACAGAGGAGACCTACCAGATGGAAGGGAGCTAGCTGTCAAACTATTAAAGCCTTGTCTTGACGTGATGAAGGAGTTCAAACAGGAAATCGAAGTCATTACAAGTGTTAATCACAAGAACATAGTGTCTCTCTTTGGTTTCTGCTTTGAGAATAATAATTTGATGCTGGTGTATGACTATCTACCAAGAGGAAGCCTCGAAGAAAACCTTCACG GTAATAGAAAGGATGCAGCAAGTTTTGGCTGGCTGGAGAGATATAGAGTGGCGGTGGGTGTTGCTGAGGCGTTAGACTATCTACATAATACTCATGACCCAGAAGTGATTCACCGAGATGTGAAGTCTTCTAATGTTCTTTTGGCAGATGATTTTGAAGCACAG CTCTCAGATTTCGGATTTGCTAGCCTTGCTTCAAGCGCTTCACAGCATGTGACGTGTGGGGATATTGCCGGAACATTTGG ttacCTAGCACCGGAGTACTTCATGCACGGTAAAGTAACCGACAGGATTGATGTCTATGCTTTTGGCGTTGTGTTACTCGAGCTCCTATCTGGTAGAAAACCAATCTGCGTCGACCAGAGTAAAGGCCAGGAGAGCCTTGTCTTGTGG GCAAACCCAATTCTAGAGAGTGGAAAGTTTACTCATTTACTGGATCCAAGCCTAGAAACTGATAACAGTAACGATCTAATCGAGAAACTGTTGTTAGCTGCCACTCTATGCATCAAACGGTCACCTAATGACCGTCCACAAATGAGCCTC GTGGTAAAGATACTACAAGGGGACGAAGAAGCAACAGAATGGGGAAAGCAACAAGTAAGAGCGTCACAAGATGCAAGGGAGTACTTGACAAACATAGAGTCGCATATAAACCTAGCGTTGCTTGATTTGGAAGATGATGCAGCTTCTGATAGTAGTCCGGAAGCTAATAGTATCTCCGTTGAGGATTACTTGAAAGGTCGATGGAGCCGCACTGCTAGCTTCAACTTCAACtaa
- the LOC106405068 gene encoding protein kinase STUNTED isoform X1 has product MKPTGGGEKPATEGSALVIVGVNPDEWSREVLTWSLVNVTRPGDRIIALHVLDYSLEGSTSLISLVKTFDTMLGVYESFCNLKQVDLKLKFLRGKSARKLLVQEVKSCGATSLIVGSSKRHHTIRSSASLAKYCARNLAKDVSVFAVKSGKIMFRRVPSNNVLCFAGAEGSHMKLPSLVSASPNVAIEAAKIGNTFSPARTSSRWTRTSRTSSVQSPESLGVDNSLALVPVPTNKTDSGSPESGPGWHFLRRNWTKVSAKKAVLQWVSKLRGRDSAAVAYLDRKRSDSGCDEDCSSSIDGSELMQSPLSPCVGSNNVPEELEGLHEKYSSTCRLFTYKEVLSITSNFASDNLIGEGGNSYVYRGDLPDGRELAVKLLKPCLDVMKEFKQEIEVITSVNHKNIVSLFGFCFENNNLMLVYDYLPRGSLEENLHGNRKDAASFGWLERYRVAVGVAEALDYLHNTHDPEVIHRDVKSSNVLLADDFEAQLSDFGFASLASSASQHVTCGDIAGTFGYLAPEYFMHGKVTDRIDVYAFGVVLLELLSGRKPICVDQSKGQESLVLWANPILESGKFTHLLDPSLETDNSNDLIEKLLLAATLCIKRSPNDRPQMSLVVKILQGDEEATEWGKQQVRASQDAREYLTNIESHINLALLDLEDDAASDSSPEANSISVEDYLKGRWSRTASFNFN; this is encoded by the exons ATGAAACCTACCGGAGGAGGTGAGAAACCGGCGACGGAAGGTTCGGCGTTAGTAATCGTCGGTGTAAATCCCGACGAATGGAGCAGAGAGGTGCTTACGTGGTCTTTGGTGAATGTAACTCGCCCTGGAGATCGAATCATCGCTCTCCACGTCCTCGATTACTCTCTCG AAGGCTCCACGTCGCTTATCTCGCTGGTTAAGACCTTCGACACGATGCTTGGTGTATACGAAAGCTTCTGCAACTTAAAACAG GTTGATTTGAAGTTGAAGTTCTTAAGAGGGAAGTCAGCTAGGAAACTTCTTGTACAGGAAGTGAAATCGTGTGGAGCTACGAGTTTGATCGTTGGTTCTTCTAAGAGACATCATACAATCCGTTCCTCAGCTTCTTTAGCTAAGTATTGTGCTAGGAATCTTGCCAAGGATGTCTCGGTTTTTGCTGTTAAGAGTGGGAAGATTATGTTCCGGAGAGTACCTAGTAACAATG TTTTGTGCTTTGCAGGTGCAGAAGGTTCACATATGAAGCTTCCCTCTTTAGTGAGCGCATCCCCCAACGTTGCTATTGAAGCGGCAAAGATTGGTAACACATTTAGCCCTGCAAGAACTAGCTCACGCTGGACAAGAACTAGCCGCACTTCCTCAGTACAGTCTCCCGAGAGTTTAGGTGTAGACAATTCATTGGCTTTAGTGCCCGTACCAACGAACAAGACTGATTCAGGTTCCCCTGAGTCAGGACCAGGTTGGCATTTTCTTCGGAGAAACTGGACCAAAGTGTCTGCTAAGAAGGCTGTACTTCAGTGGGTTTCGAAGCTCCGTGGCCGGGACTCAGCAGCTGTAGCTTATCTGGATAGGAAGCGGAGTGACTCTGGCTGTGATGAAGATTGCTCTTCTAGCATCGATGGTTCTGAGCTTATGCAGTCTCCTCTCTCTCCCTGCGTTGGATCAAACAACGTTCCGGAGGAGCTGGAGGGTCTACATGAAAAATACTCTTCCACGTGTAGATTATTCACATACAAAGAAGTTTTGTCAATTACCTCAAACTTTGCATCTG ATAACTTGATTGGAGAAGGTGGTAATAGTTATGTTTACAGAGGAGACCTACCAGATGGAAGGGAGCTAGCTGTCAAACTATTAAAGCCTTGTCTTGACGTGATGAAGGAGTTCAAACAGGAAATCGAAGTCATTACAAGTGTTAATCACAAGAACATAGTGTCTCTCTTTGGTTTCTGCTTTGAGAATAATAATTTGATGCTGGTGTATGACTATCTACCAAGAGGAAGCCTCGAAGAAAACCTTCACG GTAATAGAAAGGATGCAGCAAGTTTTGGCTGGCTGGAGAGATATAGAGTGGCGGTGGGTGTTGCTGAGGCGTTAGACTATCTACATAATACTCATGACCCAGAAGTGATTCACCGAGATGTGAAGTCTTCTAATGTTCTTTTGGCAGATGATTTTGAAGCACAG CTCTCAGATTTCGGATTTGCTAGCCTTGCTTCAAGCGCTTCACAGCATGTGACGTGTGGGGATATTGCCGGAACATTTGG ttacCTAGCACCGGAGTACTTCATGCACGGTAAAGTAACCGACAGGATTGATGTCTATGCTTTTGGCGTTGTGTTACTCGAGCTCCTATCTGGTAGAAAACCAATCTGCGTCGACCAGAGTAAAGGCCAGGAGAGCCTTGTCTTGTGG GCAAACCCAATTCTAGAGAGTGGAAAGTTTACTCATTTACTGGATCCAAGCCTAGAAACTGATAACAGTAACGATCTAATCGAGAAACTGTTGTTAGCTGCCACTCTATGCATCAAACGGTCACCTAATGACCGTCCACAAATGAGCCTC GTGGTAAAGATACTACAAGGGGACGAAGAAGCAACAGAATGGGGAAAGCAACAAGTAAGAGCGTCACAAGATGCAAGGGAGTACTTGACAAACATAGAGTCGCATATAAACCTAGCGTTGCTTGATTTGGAAGATGATGCAGCTTCTGATAGTAGTCCGGAAGCTAATAGTATCTCCGTTGAGGATTACTTGAAAGGTCGATGGAGCCGCACTGCTAGCTTCAACTTCAACtaa